Proteins from a genomic interval of Nocardioidaceae bacterium:
- a CDS encoding helix-turn-helix transcriptional regulator: MANDDFGLDSVGPRLRQLRLERQASLADVSTETGISVSTLSRLESGGRKPTLELLLPLARAYAVALDELVDAPETGDPRVRLKPVTRHGRTYVPLTRRPGGLQSFKMVLPPEPRARPEPQSHEGYEWLYVLSGRARLVLGGRDLLLEPGEVVEFDTRVPHWVGSPGPEHVELLAIFGPQGERMHVRA; encoded by the coding sequence ATGGCAAACGACGACTTCGGTCTCGACTCGGTCGGCCCTCGCCTGCGGCAGCTGCGCCTCGAACGGCAGGCGTCCCTGGCCGACGTGTCGACCGAGACCGGCATCTCGGTCAGCACCCTCTCCCGGCTGGAGTCCGGCGGACGCAAGCCGACCCTGGAGCTGCTCCTGCCGCTGGCGCGGGCGTACGCCGTGGCGCTCGACGAGCTGGTCGACGCCCCCGAGACCGGGGACCCCCGCGTACGCCTCAAGCCCGTGACGCGTCACGGCCGCACGTACGTGCCCCTCACGCGACGCCCCGGGGGTCTGCAGTCCTTCAAGATGGTGCTGCCACCGGAGCCGCGGGCGCGTCCCGAACCGCAGTCGCACGAGGGGTACGAATGGCTGTACGTGCTCTCGGGACGGGCTCGTCTGGTGCTCGGCGGCCGCGACCTGCTGCTCGAGCCGGGCGAGGTCGTCGAGTTCGACACCCGGGTGCCGCACTGGGTCGGGAGTCCCGGCCCCGAGCACGTGGAATTGCTCGCCATCTTCGGCCCGCAGGGAGAGCGGATGCACGTACGCGCCTGA
- a CDS encoding NAD(P)/FAD-dependent oxidoreductase, translated as MTTSHDLHQPTDHLPDASDTDHDVVVVGGGPAGLAAALSLSRAGRSVLVVDADEPRNAPAAGVHNLLGDEGATPQELRERGISEVRAYGGEVRDGRVVSAGPRSGDAADPAFVLGVSDDTGTREVTARRVLLATGTVDELPAVEGLREHWGRHVLHCPFCHGHEARDREVVVLGTTPMAGHQGLLWRQWTSRVTLLLDPSVTLEPVEAERLHARGVRVVPGLAASVETVDGRLAGVRTRDQQVLPCEFVVTVSTPAPAPGFVDGVLTGLGLRTAPWEMNGVAYAQRVEASATGVTATPGVYAAGNLVEPMIQVVASRAAGAQVAAAVLMDLVAADADAAVAAARAEIFERPAWEERYGGDEQTFSGRVNATLAALVGDLAPGRALDAGSGEGGDVLWLAERGWDATAMEFSEAGRRRTQARAEAAGLTERVHLRGDDVRTFDAEGETWDLVTAFFVHLPDGGMVEVTRRLGNAVAPGGTLLVVGHHPADMPAGSPMAVYAHSAEQLAPALDPGAWDVVCEDIPRTAVHDGVERTLTDTVLRARRQA; from the coding sequence ATGACCACGAGCCATGACCTCCACCAGCCCACGGACCACCTGCCCGACGCCTCGGACACCGACCACGACGTCGTCGTCGTCGGAGGCGGACCCGCCGGCCTCGCCGCCGCCCTCTCCTTGTCCCGCGCCGGCCGCTCGGTGCTCGTCGTCGATGCGGACGAGCCGCGCAACGCCCCGGCCGCGGGGGTCCACAACCTGCTCGGTGACGAGGGGGCGACCCCGCAGGAGCTGCGTGAGCGCGGCATCAGCGAGGTGCGCGCGTACGGCGGCGAGGTCCGTGACGGACGGGTGGTGTCCGCGGGGCCCCGGTCGGGGGACGCGGCCGATCCCGCCTTCGTGCTCGGGGTGAGCGACGACACCGGCACCCGTGAGGTCACCGCCCGGCGGGTGCTGCTGGCGACCGGCACCGTCGACGAGCTCCCCGCCGTCGAGGGTCTGCGCGAGCACTGGGGTCGCCACGTGCTGCACTGCCCGTTCTGCCACGGCCACGAGGCCCGCGACCGGGAGGTCGTCGTGCTCGGCACCACGCCGATGGCGGGCCACCAGGGGCTGCTCTGGCGGCAGTGGACGTCACGCGTGACGCTGCTGCTGGACCCGTCGGTGACGCTCGAGCCGGTCGAGGCCGAGCGTCTGCACGCGCGGGGCGTACGCGTCGTGCCCGGCCTCGCCGCCTCGGTCGAGACGGTCGACGGACGGCTCGCCGGCGTCCGCACCCGGGACCAGCAGGTGCTGCCCTGCGAGTTCGTCGTGACGGTCTCCACGCCGGCCCCGGCGCCCGGGTTCGTCGACGGCGTCCTGACCGGGCTCGGGCTGAGGACGGCCCCCTGGGAGATGAACGGCGTCGCGTACGCCCAGCGCGTGGAGGCGTCTGCGACGGGGGTGACCGCGACGCCCGGTGTCTACGCCGCGGGCAACCTGGTCGAGCCGATGATCCAGGTGGTCGCCTCCCGGGCGGCGGGGGCGCAGGTCGCCGCGGCGGTGCTCATGGACCTGGTCGCCGCCGACGCCGACGCCGCGGTGGCCGCGGCGCGCGCCGAGATATTCGAGCGACCGGCGTGGGAGGAGCGTTACGGGGGCGACGAGCAGACCTTCAGCGGCCGGGTGAACGCCACGCTGGCCGCCCTGGTCGGCGACCTGGCACCGGGACGCGCGCTCGACGCGGGCTCCGGTGAGGGCGGCGACGTGCTCTGGCTCGCCGAGCGGGGGTGGGACGCGACCGCCATGGAGTTCAGCGAGGCCGGTCGCCGGCGTACGCAGGCGCGCGCCGAGGCGGCCGGGCTCACGGAACGCGTGCACCTGCGAGGGGACGACGTCCGCACCTTCGACGCCGAGGGCGAGACCTGGGACCTGGTGACGGCGTTCTTCGTGCACCTGCCCGACGGCGGCATGGTCGAGGTGACCCGCCGGCTCGGGAACGCCGTCGCACCCGGCGGCACGCTCCTGGTGGTCGGGCACCATCCCGCCGACATGCCGGCAGGCTCGCCGATGGCCGTGTACGCCCACAGCGCCGAGCAGCTCGCGCCGGCGCTGGACCCCGGCGCGTGGGACGTCGTCTGCGAGGACATCCCCCGCACCGCGGTGCACGACGGGGTGGAGCGGACCCTCACCGACACGGTGCTGCGGGCGAGACGCCAGGCCTGA
- a CDS encoding PaaI family thioesterase: MSETTAPDLGAHLGFSAVSESGEGVELEVMPGPEHCNGSGILHGGFLSAVLDSVTGWSVHARDQAAGGSSMWPHVQMNVQYVKAAVPGERLLARGWCRSQGGRIATAEGEVRQGDIVVARATSTHARVAPS; the protein is encoded by the coding sequence ATGAGCGAGACGACCGCCCCCGACCTCGGCGCCCACCTCGGCTTCTCCGCCGTCAGCGAGTCCGGCGAGGGTGTCGAGCTCGAGGTGATGCCGGGCCCCGAGCACTGCAACGGCAGCGGCATCCTGCACGGCGGCTTCCTCTCCGCCGTGCTCGACAGCGTGACGGGGTGGTCGGTGCACGCCCGCGACCAGGCCGCCGGGGGCTCGTCGATGTGGCCGCACGTGCAGATGAACGTGCAGTACGTGAAGGCTGCCGTGCCCGGCGAGCGCCTCCTCGCGCGTGGCTGGTGCCGCAGCCAGGGTGGCCGCATCGCGACCGCGGAGGGCGAGGTGCGCCAGGGCGACATCGTCGTCGCCCGGGCCACGTCGACCCACGCACGGGTGGCGCCCAGCTGA
- a CDS encoding endonuclease domain-containing protein — MVPAAEAAVHEVVRLVDTGHPREAVVAVDMTAAAGLCTVEDMRRLVDGRRRMPTRFEVQRVLALADGASESPPETRLRLLWVLDSELPEPVVNRWVHDRDGRPLAVPDLLEPESGLVVEYDGGAHAEVGRRTRDAEKDDLYREVGLEPVRFTAVDMRTPARVLHRLARGHARARAWVRPRGWVLGPSFRGAPVSPSGRVA, encoded by the coding sequence GTGGTCCCCGCAGCAGAGGCCGCCGTGCACGAGGTCGTGCGCCTCGTCGACACCGGACACCCCCGCGAAGCAGTGGTCGCCGTGGACATGACGGCAGCGGCGGGTCTGTGCACGGTGGAGGACATGAGACGGCTCGTCGACGGTCGCCGTCGGATGCCCACGCGCTTCGAGGTGCAGCGTGTGCTCGCCCTGGCTGACGGCGCCAGTGAGTCCCCACCCGAGACGAGGCTCCGCCTGTTGTGGGTGCTCGACAGCGAGCTGCCGGAGCCGGTGGTGAACCGCTGGGTCCACGACCGGGACGGTCGACCGTTGGCAGTTCCGGATCTGCTGGAGCCCGAGAGCGGTCTGGTCGTCGAGTACGACGGCGGCGCCCACGCCGAGGTCGGACGTCGCACCCGTGACGCCGAGAAGGACGACCTCTACCGGGAGGTGGGACTCGAGCCGGTGAGGTTCACGGCGGTCGACATGCGTACGCCGGCCCGGGTGCTGCACCGGTTGGCTCGCGGGCATGCCAGGGCCCGCGCCTGGGTCAGACCCCGTGGTTGGGTGCTCGGTCCCAGCTTCCGCGGTGCACCTGTCAGCCCCAGCGGCCGGGTCGCCTGA
- a CDS encoding ribose-phosphate diphosphokinase, translating into MSGMKRTTEKNLMVFSGRAHPLLAAQVAQELATDLVPMDAYTFANSEIYVRFDESVRGCDAFVIQSHTAPVNEWIMEHLIMVDALKRASAKRITVVMPFYGYARQDKKHRGREPISARLMADLFKTAGADRLIAVDLHTDQIQGFFDGPVDHLMALPILTDYVNEKYGDQRLAVVSPDAGRIKVAEQWSRRLGGAPLAFIHKTRDITRPNESVANRVVGDVTDRICVLVDDMIDTGGTIVKAAEAIMEDGAAGVIIAATHAILSDPAVDRLKNSVASEVIITNTLPVAAEDRFDKLTELSIAPLLSRAIREVFEDGSVTSLFDGRA; encoded by the coding sequence ATGAGCGGCATGAAGCGCACCACCGAGAAGAACCTGATGGTCTTCTCCGGCCGGGCACACCCGCTCCTGGCCGCGCAGGTCGCCCAGGAGCTCGCCACGGACCTGGTGCCGATGGACGCGTACACCTTCGCGAACTCCGAGATCTACGTGCGCTTCGACGAGTCGGTGCGCGGCTGCGACGCCTTCGTGATCCAGAGCCACACCGCGCCGGTCAACGAGTGGATCATGGAGCACCTGATCATGGTCGACGCGCTGAAGCGCGCCTCGGCCAAGCGCATCACCGTGGTGATGCCGTTCTACGGGTACGCGCGCCAGGACAAGAAGCACCGTGGGCGTGAGCCCATCTCGGCGCGTCTGATGGCCGACCTGTTCAAGACCGCGGGCGCCGACCGGCTCATCGCGGTGGACCTGCACACCGACCAGATCCAGGGCTTCTTCGACGGTCCGGTCGACCACCTGATGGCCCTGCCGATCCTCACCGACTACGTGAACGAGAAGTACGGCGACCAGCGCCTCGCGGTCGTCTCGCCCGACGCCGGCCGCATCAAGGTCGCCGAGCAGTGGTCCCGCCGCCTCGGGGGTGCGCCGCTGGCGTTCATCCACAAGACGCGCGACATCACGCGTCCGAACGAGTCGGTCGCGAACCGGGTCGTCGGCGACGTCACGGACCGGATCTGCGTGCTGGTCGACGACATGATCGACACCGGCGGCACGATCGTGAAGGCCGCGGAGGCGATCATGGAGGACGGCGCGGCGGGCGTGATCATCGCGGCGACCCACGCGATCCTCTCCGACCCGGCGGTCGACCGGCTGAAGAACTCGGTGGCCTCCGAGGTCATCATCACGAACACGCTGCCCGTCGCCGCCGAGGACCGCTTCGACAAGCTCACCGAGCTGTCGATCGCACCGCTGCTGAGTCGCGCGATCCGTGAGGTCTTCGAGGACGGCTCGGTCACCTCGCTCTTCGACGGCCGCGCCTGA
- a CDS encoding MASE1 domain-containing protein produces the protein MTRWENAFAPAAGRADGPGSPARRWLVLALALTATILVSRMLRLPGSDLALFWPAAGVAVLGVAGARSRRELGVVLATVLLLAALGNLVTGAPWQAALVLGLANAVMAMVPALWLAYAPAPARAAHGGPQEPIGTRLRLTGPADLTKVSLALLVGGVASAVPGMAAMALLTEVTPAGVLSWTVRLWVGSVVVAVPALTLRCLTRHDDLASQPGSPHAWRVWARSRGRELVVLLTVSTVLVLVVFAPVHDLPVTYLPLVVAIWAGVRLPPAAAGAVATYVGVSTALVVLAAGGGPFADVLISASRTMTVQGYALLLVCVAMVLSLLIAQRDALAGRLAGAERRATQRAHDLTVVTDTVSAVLMVLTDDGQREMMNPSAVELLGAAAGDDPFAGWRRTDGTALAHADAPHVRALRGRTVRHEIVLEPTGRGEPRAWTVDALALPEREDGVGRALVVMRDVTAERAHVSQLEAFAGIVAHDLQNPVTAIKGWTDVAIEELDIAGVDQDAGVREALQRVRGAGDRATALIHDLLDYSVGRTAAIHRVTVDLDMMAAAVVAGIEHAYADRRPRISLGALGSVSADPVLLSQVVTNLVGNAVKYTPPGQVPDVRIEATREGGEVTLSVLDRGVGVPASQRTAVFEPFTRAHGDDSRFSGTGLGLAICAQAVHRHGGRIGVEPRGDGPGSRFFVAIPDREPVRRPAAPASGTASAATTATATETVTETVSPARSGSSLAGGGR, from the coding sequence GTGACGAGGTGGGAGAACGCTTTCGCGCCCGCCGCCGGCCGCGCCGACGGCCCCGGCTCCCCGGCGCGGCGCTGGCTCGTGCTGGCCCTCGCCCTGACCGCCACCATCCTGGTCAGCCGCATGCTCAGGCTGCCCGGTTCCGACCTCGCGCTCTTCTGGCCTGCAGCCGGCGTCGCCGTGCTCGGGGTGGCCGGTGCACGCAGTCGCCGCGAGCTCGGCGTCGTGCTGGCGACCGTGCTCCTGCTGGCAGCGCTCGGCAACCTCGTCACGGGTGCACCCTGGCAGGCTGCTCTCGTGCTCGGGCTCGCCAACGCCGTGATGGCGATGGTGCCGGCGCTGTGGCTCGCGTACGCCCCCGCGCCAGCCCGGGCCGCGCACGGCGGGCCGCAGGAGCCGATCGGGACGCGACTGCGTCTGACCGGTCCGGCCGACCTCACGAAGGTCTCGCTGGCCCTGCTGGTCGGCGGCGTCGCCAGCGCGGTGCCCGGCATGGCGGCCATGGCTCTGCTGACCGAGGTGACGCCGGCCGGCGTCCTCAGCTGGACCGTGCGGCTGTGGGTCGGCTCCGTCGTCGTCGCCGTCCCGGCCCTGACCCTCCGGTGTCTCACCCGGCACGACGACCTGGCGTCCCAGCCGGGATCACCCCACGCGTGGCGTGTGTGGGCCCGCAGCAGAGGTCGGGAGCTCGTCGTGCTCCTGACGGTCTCGACGGTGCTCGTCCTCGTCGTCTTCGCCCCCGTCCACGACCTCCCCGTCACCTACCTGCCCCTGGTCGTGGCGATCTGGGCCGGCGTACGCCTCCCTCCCGCGGCGGCCGGAGCGGTCGCGACGTACGTCGGGGTCAGCACCGCCCTCGTCGTGCTCGCCGCCGGCGGCGGCCCCTTCGCCGACGTGCTGATCTCCGCGAGCCGCACGATGACCGTGCAGGGGTATGCCCTGCTCCTGGTCTGCGTCGCGATGGTGCTGAGCCTGCTGATCGCCCAGCGCGACGCGCTCGCCGGGCGGCTGGCCGGCGCCGAGCGGCGTGCGACGCAGCGCGCCCACGACCTGACCGTCGTGACCGACACGGTGAGCGCGGTGCTCATGGTGCTGACCGACGACGGCCAGCGGGAGATGATGAATCCCTCAGCCGTCGAGCTGCTCGGTGCTGCGGCCGGCGACGACCCGTTCGCCGGCTGGCGACGGACGGACGGGACCGCCCTCGCGCACGCCGACGCGCCGCACGTACGCGCCCTGCGAGGTCGGACCGTGCGTCACGAGATCGTGCTGGAGCCGACGGGTCGGGGCGAGCCCCGGGCCTGGACGGTCGACGCACTCGCCCTCCCCGAGCGGGAGGACGGGGTGGGTCGGGCGCTGGTGGTGATGCGTGACGTGACCGCCGAGCGCGCCCACGTCTCACAGCTCGAGGCGTTCGCGGGCATCGTGGCCCACGACCTGCAGAACCCGGTGACCGCCATCAAGGGATGGACCGACGTGGCGATCGAGGAGCTGGACATCGCCGGGGTCGACCAGGACGCGGGCGTCCGCGAGGCCCTGCAGCGTGTCCGCGGTGCAGGCGACCGCGCCACCGCACTGATCCACGACCTGCTCGACTACTCCGTCGGGCGCACCGCCGCCATCCACCGCGTCACCGTCGACCTCGATATGATGGCCGCGGCGGTGGTCGCCGGCATCGAGCACGCGTACGCCGACCGTCGTCCACGCATCTCCCTCGGCGCCCTCGGCTCGGTCTCGGCGGACCCGGTGCTGCTCAGCCAAGTTGTGACGAACCTCGTGGGCAACGCGGTCAAGTACACCCCGCCGGGGCAGGTGCCGGACGTACGCATCGAGGCGACCCGCGAGGGCGGCGAGGTGACCCTCAGCGTGCTGGACCGCGGTGTCGGCGTCCCGGCGAGCCAGCGCACCGCCGTCTTCGAGCCCTTCACCCGCGCGCACGGCGACGACAGCCGTTTCAGCGGGACCGGGCTCGGGCTCGCCATCTGCGCCCAGGCCGTGCACCGTCACGGCGGACGGATCGGGGTCGAGCCGCGCGGGGACGGGCCGGGCAGTCGTTTCTTCGTCGCGATCCCCGACCGGGAGCCCGTACGCCGTCCCGCGGCCCCCGCCTCAGGCACCGCCTCAGCCGCAACCACAGCCACAGCCACAGAGACGGTCACAGAGACGGTGTCCCCGGCACGCTCCGGGTCCTCGCTGGCGGGCGGGGGGCGATAG
- the glmU gene encoding bifunctional UDP-N-acetylglucosamine diphosphorylase/glucosamine-1-phosphate N-acetyltransferase GlmU — translation MKSSTMKVLHPIGGRSMLGHVLHAVEALHPRQVVTVVGHQRGQVGPHAQQLLPSTVLAVQETQEGTGHAVRVAADAARVAGAELGGDGTVLVCTGDTPLLRGETLAAFVASHAASDHAVSILTGSVPDPHGYGRIVREGGPDDTGRQDVSAAVAAIVEEKECTEAQRRIDEINSGILAFDAAFLRSVLPRLRNDNAKEEYYLTDAVALARADGHTVGAHRVEDVGETEGANDRAQLAKLGRLLNERVLETWMKDGVTVVDPTTTWVDVTVRLEADVTLLPGTQLHGATTVATGATVGPGTTLRDVVVGAGAGVVRTHAEGAEIGEGASVGPFSYLRPGTRLAARSKIGAYVETKNASLGEGSKVPHLSYVGDAEIGDGSNIGAGTVFANYDGHTKHRTVVGDGTRTGSNNTFVAPVRIGDGAMTGGGTVVREDVPDGALAVSAGPLRIIEGWVAKRRARRG, via the coding sequence ATGAAATCCTCGACCATGAAGGTGCTGCACCCCATCGGGGGCCGCTCGATGCTCGGGCACGTGCTGCACGCCGTGGAGGCGCTGCATCCCCGTCAGGTCGTCACGGTCGTCGGCCACCAGCGCGGACAGGTGGGCCCGCACGCCCAGCAGCTGCTGCCCTCGACGGTGCTGGCGGTGCAGGAGACGCAGGAGGGCACCGGGCACGCGGTCCGGGTGGCGGCCGACGCCGCCCGCGTCGCCGGCGCGGAGCTCGGCGGCGATGGCACGGTGCTGGTCTGCACCGGCGACACGCCGCTGCTGCGCGGTGAGACCCTCGCGGCGTTCGTGGCGTCGCACGCGGCCTCGGACCACGCGGTCAGCATCCTGACCGGGAGCGTGCCCGACCCGCACGGCTACGGCCGCATCGTCCGCGAGGGAGGACCCGACGACACCGGCCGGCAGGACGTCTCGGCCGCCGTCGCGGCCATCGTCGAGGAGAAGGAGTGCACCGAGGCCCAGCGCCGCATCGACGAGATCAACTCCGGGATCCTCGCGTTCGACGCCGCCTTCCTGCGCTCGGTCCTGCCGCGACTGCGCAACGACAACGCGAAGGAGGAGTACTACCTGACCGACGCCGTGGCCCTGGCGCGCGCCGACGGGCACACGGTGGGAGCCCACCGCGTCGAGGACGTCGGGGAGACCGAGGGTGCGAACGACAGGGCCCAGCTGGCCAAGCTCGGCCGGCTGCTCAACGAGCGGGTGCTCGAGACGTGGATGAAGGACGGTGTCACCGTGGTCGACCCGACCACGACCTGGGTCGACGTCACCGTGCGCCTCGAGGCCGACGTCACCCTGCTCCCGGGCACCCAGCTGCACGGAGCGACCACCGTGGCGACCGGCGCGACGGTCGGCCCCGGCACCACGCTCCGTGACGTGGTGGTCGGCGCGGGGGCCGGCGTGGTGCGTACGCACGCGGAGGGCGCCGAGATCGGCGAGGGCGCGAGCGTCGGCCCGTTCTCCTACCTGCGCCCCGGCACCCGGCTCGCGGCCCGCTCGAAGATCGGGGCGTACGTCGAGACCAAGAACGCCTCCCTCGGTGAGGGCTCGAAGGTGCCTCACCTGTCCTACGTCGGGGACGCGGAGATCGGGGACGGGTCCAACATCGGCGCCGGCACCGTCTTCGCCAACTACGACGGTCACACCAAGCACCGCACGGTCGTGGGGGACGGGACTCGCACGGGGTCCAACAACACCTTCGTCGCGCCGGTCCGCATCGGTGACGGCGCGATGACCGGCGGCGGCACCGTCGTCCGGGAGGACGTGCCGGACGGCGCGCTCGCCGTCTCCGCCGGGCCGCTGCGGATCATCGAGGGCTGGGTCGCGAAGCGACGCGCCAGGCGCGGATAG
- a CDS encoding SDR family oxidoreductase, whose protein sequence is MSVVVLGATGHLGRLTVEHLLEREVEPASIVAAGRAVERLSDLAERGVRVERVDHGDPTSVRRVLEAGDRVLLVSGAEPDRVAQHRTVIDAAAEAGVAQLVYTSGPYADRSSLLLMADHRATEEHLAAADVPTTVLRNAWYVENYTGQVRTYREHGMVGSAGDGRVSVALRSEYAEAAAEVLTTDGHEGATYELGGEAVTLPEIAAAISDVLGEQITYADVPVAQLREILAGAGMPAPMDEVFADVDRGIAAGELRVPGDDLATLLGRPATPMHEAVAIALR, encoded by the coding sequence ATGTCCGTCGTCGTCCTCGGAGCCACCGGCCACCTCGGCCGTCTCACCGTCGAGCACCTGCTGGAGCGCGAGGTCGAGCCGGCGTCGATCGTCGCGGCCGGCCGGGCGGTCGAGCGCCTGTCCGACCTCGCCGAGCGGGGCGTACGCGTCGAGCGGGTCGACCACGGCGACCCCACGTCCGTACGCCGGGTGCTCGAGGCCGGCGATCGCGTGCTGCTCGTCTCCGGCGCCGAGCCGGACCGCGTCGCCCAGCACCGCACCGTGATCGACGCCGCCGCCGAGGCCGGCGTCGCCCAGCTCGTCTACACCTCCGGCCCGTACGCCGACCGCTCCAGCCTCCTCCTGATGGCCGACCACCGCGCCACCGAGGAGCACCTCGCCGCCGCCGACGTGCCGACCACGGTGCTGCGCAACGCCTGGTACGTCGAGAACTACACCGGCCAGGTCCGGACCTACCGGGAGCACGGCATGGTCGGCAGCGCCGGCGACGGTCGCGTGAGCGTCGCACTGCGCAGCGAGTACGCCGAGGCCGCCGCCGAGGTGCTCACGACCGACGGGCACGAGGGTGCGACCTACGAGCTCGGTGGCGAGGCCGTCACCCTGCCCGAGATCGCCGCGGCGATCTCGGACGTGCTCGGCGAGCAGATCACCTACGCCGACGTCCCGGTGGCGCAGCTGCGGGAGATCCTGGCAGGAGCCGGTATGCCGGCTCCCATGGACGAGGTCTTCGCCGACGTCGACCGCGGCATCGCCGCCGGGGAGCTGCGCGTCCCCGGCGACGACCTCGCGACGCTGCTCGGCCGCCCGGCCACGCCGATGCACGAGGCGGTCGCCATCGCCCTGCGCTGA
- a CDS encoding 50S ribosomal protein L25/general stress protein Ctc, whose translation MASKYDTVKAEARTAFGKGAARRIRREDKVPAVLYAPGGDVEHITLPGHDTMMALKHGGVNAIVEIDLAGDKRLALTKQVQSDPIKGFLEHVDFVLVKKGEKVTVEVPVNVIGEPADDALVTFELNTVTVEADPLSIPETADVDVTGLEAGTQFTAGQLELREGAMVLNDDDELVINVVHAPTAAEVEAELEAAEEEAGIEREESEDEAGEPAAESGDSEGDASGSDED comes from the coding sequence ATGGCAAGCAAGTACGACACCGTCAAGGCCGAGGCCCGCACCGCGTTCGGCAAGGGCGCCGCGCGCCGCATCCGTCGCGAGGACAAGGTGCCCGCCGTCCTGTACGCCCCGGGCGGCGACGTCGAGCACATCACCCTGCCGGGCCACGACACGATGATGGCGCTCAAGCACGGCGGAGTGAACGCGATCGTCGAGATCGACCTGGCCGGCGACAAGCGCCTCGCGCTGACCAAGCAGGTCCAGTCCGACCCCATCAAGGGCTTCCTCGAGCACGTCGACTTCGTGCTGGTGAAGAAGGGCGAGAAGGTCACCGTCGAGGTGCCCGTGAACGTGATCGGCGAGCCCGCCGACGACGCGCTCGTGACCTTCGAGCTCAACACCGTCACCGTCGAGGCCGACCCGTTGAGCATCCCCGAGACCGCCGACGTCGACGTCACGGGCCTCGAGGCCGGTACGCAGTTCACCGCCGGTCAGCTCGAGCTGCGCGAGGGCGCGATGGTCCTCAACGACGACGACGAGCTCGTGATCAACGTCGTCCACGCGCCGACGGCCGCCGAGGTCGAGGCCGAGCTCGAGGCGGCCGAGGAAGAGGCCGGCATCGAGCGCGAGGAGTCCGAGGACGAGGCCGGGGAGCCGGCTGCCGAGTCCGGCGACTCCGAGGGCGACGCGAGCGGGTCCGACGAGGACTGA
- the pth gene encoding aminoacyl-tRNA hydrolase, translating to MTSAPWLVVGLGNPGPTYADTRHNVGYMVCDELASRMGSSWKSHKSGRAQVVEGRLAPPGVDAARVVLVRPRCFMNETGGPVKALATFYKVPAEQVVAIHDELDIDFGTLRTKFGGGDNGHNGLKSMRSSLGTGDFYRVRCGVGRPPSRQAPADFVLSSYSGAERKELPLQLVDAADAVECLLEHGLAATQQRFNR from the coding sequence GTGACCTCCGCACCCTGGCTGGTGGTGGGGCTCGGCAACCCGGGCCCCACCTACGCCGACACCCGGCACAACGTCGGGTACATGGTGTGCGACGAGCTCGCCTCGCGCATGGGGTCGAGTTGGAAGAGCCACAAGTCCGGGCGGGCGCAGGTCGTCGAGGGACGACTGGCGCCGCCCGGTGTCGACGCGGCGCGCGTGGTGCTCGTACGCCCCCGCTGCTTCATGAACGAGACAGGCGGACCCGTCAAGGCGCTGGCGACCTTCTACAAGGTGCCCGCCGAGCAGGTCGTGGCGATCCACGACGAGCTCGACATCGACTTCGGCACGCTGCGCACCAAGTTCGGCGGCGGCGACAACGGCCACAACGGCCTGAAGTCGATGCGCTCCTCGCTCGGCACCGGCGACTTCTACCGCGTGCGCTGCGGCGTCGGCCGGCCCCCGAGCCGCCAGGCCCCGGCGGACTTCGTGCTCTCGTCCTACTCGGGCGCCGAGCGCAAGGAGCTGCCACTGCAGCTGGTCGACGCCGCCGACGCCGTCGAGTGCCTGCTCGAGCACGGCCTGGCTGCGACGCAGCAGCGCTTCAACCGCTGA